In Danaus plexippus chromosome 14, MEX_DaPlex, whole genome shotgun sequence, a single genomic region encodes these proteins:
- the LOC116769461 gene encoding MMS19 nucleotide excision repair protein isoform X1, which yields MEAIWYKSELADEIIKNNDIFNQTQSIIADVVSGKLDITVLVENMAGVLTSKEVEDRERGMRFFTKILKEIPADYLTEMQIKFISKFYVDRLKDNHRVIPAVLEGYLSVIDMKHYNVQSSGEYLTALFREVACQSQVRQDRYNIYLTIQKLFGKNVEYMKTLGPDFVYGFISSMDGERDPRNLLFLFNFLPNFLSNIPLGHLVEEMFEVISCYYPIDFHPSPDDPAAVSRNDLAAVLCPCLCAIPEFAEHCLVLLIEKLDSNLRVAKIDSLMLLAASCKTFKYESYGPFLKALWSSLQRELTHKTDDELKLAAHEALSALVSKLSTKAETDQSFENFIKGILISMQSAIAESSTVIQFMEAVKILLTAANASKQSCVLIIKAMIPAILAYYEFKPLVKLQISCLDVLGDMYELADHWGLLDEMEKEVNEIPQLCLTAVSERVKDYQVSGFKTLIRVKNVLHIDLVLPFVEILIYNIQHSQDSEILSVCVETVHAIARKYPELIMTLVVKGKCDLENLTQDKTALQKRLDLLSNLASIDDFTKIIIEEMLKVITTNDEEASKVVKALSGSISNVSLYTEEKVAQIESDHGLISSIMAWLTKSILDESHESLNHGCTLISNTICSLPPEKQANILSKHSKAILEKCDSNEMYFLILECLYRSISPTIYDTNFKDIMGLALKLALNCENQLLRTKACCMVAHFLNKAQSGPNFEILNEVLKSYLTSCSRDNVNILPRLIELYGWITKALIMRGNDLFQFWLSKILISISTSECSVEASEAIKIIMTDSENCLNARHHCRTSLLYRQRMFQTFVNLTEKLGPPNSDSEEAFYLSWGYVLEKTPKSILNSQINKVTPLVIDALVYDNKELLKVMLEVLIHFVQSKNITVGHSLQTILPRLINLTTYVKCMDVRIKSLQCLYEIANSYQTRLLLPHKQDILIDLAPSLDDKKRLVRNMAVKARTRWYLVGAPGESKED from the exons atggaggCTATATGGTATAAATCGGAGCTAGCcgatgaaataattaaaaataatgatatatttaatcaaaccCAAAGCATAATAGCAG ATGTTGTTTCTGGAAAATTGGATATCACTGTCCTGGTAGAAAATATGGCTGGTGTGCTAACCAGCAAAGAAGTAGAAGACAGAGAACGAGGCATGAGGTTTTTCACAAAAATCTTAAAGGAAATTCCTGCTGATTATTTGACAGAGatgcaaattaaattcatatcaaaATTCTATGTAGATCGTCTTAAAGATAACCACAGAGTGATACCGGCAGTTTTAGAAGGCTATTTGTCTGTTATTGATATGAAACATTATAACGTGCAAAGTAGTGGTGAATATCTCACTGCTTTATTCCGGGAGGTGGCATGCCAGTCACAAGTAAGGCAAGATAGGTACAACATATACCTAACTATTCAAAAATTGTTTGGCAAGAATGTAGAAT ACATGAAAACATTAGGCCCGGATTTCGTATATGGATTCATATCGTCTATGGATGGAGAGAGGGATCCACGAAACTTGCTTTTCTTGTTTAATTTCTTACCGAACTTCCTAAGTAACATTCCATTGGGACATTTAGTTGAAGAAATGTTTGAAGTTATATCATGTTATTATCCCATCGACTTTCATCCGTCTCCTGACGACCCAGCAGCTGTGTCGAGAAACGATTTAGCTGCTGTATTATGTCCTTGTTTATGTGCGATTCCAGAGTTTGCTGAACATTGTctagtattattaatagagAAACTGGATTCTAACCTTCGAGTAGCTAAAATTGATTCTCTTATGCTATTG gcaGCTAGTTGCAAGAcctttaaatatgaaagttatggaccatttttaaaagcattgtGGTCTTCACTACAAAGAGAACTTACACATAAAACTGACGACGAGTTAAAGTTAGCTGCTCATGAAGCTCTATCAGCTTTAGTATCAAAATTGTCCACAAAAGCAGAAACAGATCAATCATTCGAGAACTTCATTAAAGGAATACTTATATCCATGCAAAGTGCTATAGCCGAGTCTTCAACTGTTATTCAGTTTATGGAAgcagtgaaaatattattaacagccGCCAATGCTTCAAAACAATCATGCGTTCTGATAATAAAAGCAATGATACCAGCCATTTTAGCATACTATGAATTCAAACCTTTGGTGAAATTACAAATTTCTTGTTTAGATGTTTTAGGTGATATGTATGAATTGGCTGATCATTGGGGGCTTTTGGATGAAATGGAAAAAGAGGTAAATGAAATACCACAGTTATGCCTTACAGCTGTCAGTGAGAGGGTGAAGGACTATCAAGTATCTGGCTTTAAAACTCTAATAAGAGTTAAAAATGTTCTTCACATAGATTTGGTGCTCCCATTTGTGGAAATCCTGATCTATAACATTCAACATTCTCAAGATAGCGAAATATTGAGTGTTTGTGTTGAAACAGTACATGCTATAGCAAGGAAATATCCAGAGCTTATTATGACTTTGGTCGTAAAAGGGAAGTGTGATTTGGAAAACCTAACACAGGACAAAACAGCGCTACAAAAAAGACTAGATCTGCTCTCAAATCTTGCCAGTATAGATGattttaccaaaattattatagaggAAATGTTGAAAGTAATAACAACAAATGATGAGGAAGCTTCTAAAGTTGTCAAAGCACTCAGTGGATCTATATCCAATGTAAGTTTGTATACAGAAGAAAAAGTCGCACAGATAGAAAGTGATCATGGCCTTATAAGTTCCATTATGGCCTGGTTAACGAAATCAATTTTGGATGAATCTCATGAATCGTTAAATCACGGTTGTACATTGATATCAAACACAATATGCAGTTTGCCGCCTGAAAAGCaagctaatattttatccaaaCATTCAAAGGCTATTTTAGAGAAGTGTGATTCAAATGAGATGTACTTCTTAATATTAGAATGTTTGTATCGTTCTATAAGTCCAACCATCTATGACACAAATTTCAAGGACATTATGGGTTTAGCATTAAAACTAGCTTTAAACTGTGAGAACCAGTTACTAAGAACGAAAGCGTGTTGTATGGTGGCCCATTTTCTTAATAAGGCTCAGAGTGGTCCAAATTTTGAGATCTTAAATGAGGTtttgaaatcttatttaacaTCATGTAGCAgagataatgttaatatattaccaAGACTAATAGAATTGTATGGCTGGATAACAAAGGCGCTTATTATGAGAGGCAATGACCTCTTCCAATTTTGGCTTTCCAAG ataTTGATTTCTATTTCAACAAGCGAATGCAGTGTTGAGGCATCAgaagctattaaaataataatgacggATTCTGAGAATTGTCTTAACGCTAGACATCATTGTAGGACAAGTTTGTTATACAGGCAGAGGATGTTCCAGACATTCGTAAATTTGACTGAAAAACTTGGACCACCAAATTCAGATTCCGAGGAGGCCTTTTACTTAAGTTGGGGTTATGTATTAGAGAAAACGCCGAAAAGCATACTTAATAGTCAAATAAATAAG gttACACCTTTGGTTATAGATGCTTTAGTGTATGACAATAAAGAATTGTTGAAGGTGATGTTAGAAGTCCTAATTCATTTTGTGCAATCAAAAAACATAACAGTGGGACACAgtttacaaacaattttacccaggctaataaatttaactacaTATGTTAAATGTATG GATGTCAGAATAAAAAGTCTGCAATGTCTGTACGAAATCGCAAATTCTTACCAGACAAGATTGCTTTTACCTCATAAGCAGGATATTTTAATCGATTTAGCGCCATCTCTTGACGATAAGAAGCGACTTGTGAGGAATATGGCGGTTAAGGCCCGAACAAGATGGTACTTAGTTGGAGCTCCAGGCGAAAGTAAAGAAGATTAA
- the LOC116769461 gene encoding MMS19 nucleotide excision repair protein isoform X2: MKTLGPDFVYGFISSMDGERDPRNLLFLFNFLPNFLSNIPLGHLVEEMFEVISCYYPIDFHPSPDDPAAVSRNDLAAVLCPCLCAIPEFAEHCLVLLIEKLDSNLRVAKIDSLMLLAASCKTFKYESYGPFLKALWSSLQRELTHKTDDELKLAAHEALSALVSKLSTKAETDQSFENFIKGILISMQSAIAESSTVIQFMEAVKILLTAANASKQSCVLIIKAMIPAILAYYEFKPLVKLQISCLDVLGDMYELADHWGLLDEMEKEVNEIPQLCLTAVSERVKDYQVSGFKTLIRVKNVLHIDLVLPFVEILIYNIQHSQDSEILSVCVETVHAIARKYPELIMTLVVKGKCDLENLTQDKTALQKRLDLLSNLASIDDFTKIIIEEMLKVITTNDEEASKVVKALSGSISNVSLYTEEKVAQIESDHGLISSIMAWLTKSILDESHESLNHGCTLISNTICSLPPEKQANILSKHSKAILEKCDSNEMYFLILECLYRSISPTIYDTNFKDIMGLALKLALNCENQLLRTKACCMVAHFLNKAQSGPNFEILNEVLKSYLTSCSRDNVNILPRLIELYGWITKALIMRGNDLFQFWLSKILISISTSECSVEASEAIKIIMTDSENCLNARHHCRTSLLYRQRMFQTFVNLTEKLGPPNSDSEEAFYLSWGYVLEKTPKSILNSQINKVTPLVIDALVYDNKELLKVMLEVLIHFVQSKNITVGHSLQTILPRLINLTTYVKCMDVRIKSLQCLYEIANSYQTRLLLPHKQDILIDLAPSLDDKKRLVRNMAVKARTRWYLVGAPGESKED; the protein is encoded by the exons ATGAAAACATTAGGCCCGGATTTCGTATATGGATTCATATCGTCTATGGATGGAGAGAGGGATCCACGAAACTTGCTTTTCTTGTTTAATTTCTTACCGAACTTCCTAAGTAACATTCCATTGGGACATTTAGTTGAAGAAATGTTTGAAGTTATATCATGTTATTATCCCATCGACTTTCATCCGTCTCCTGACGACCCAGCAGCTGTGTCGAGAAACGATTTAGCTGCTGTATTATGTCCTTGTTTATGTGCGATTCCAGAGTTTGCTGAACATTGTctagtattattaatagagAAACTGGATTCTAACCTTCGAGTAGCTAAAATTGATTCTCTTATGCTATTG gcaGCTAGTTGCAAGAcctttaaatatgaaagttatggaccatttttaaaagcattgtGGTCTTCACTACAAAGAGAACTTACACATAAAACTGACGACGAGTTAAAGTTAGCTGCTCATGAAGCTCTATCAGCTTTAGTATCAAAATTGTCCACAAAAGCAGAAACAGATCAATCATTCGAGAACTTCATTAAAGGAATACTTATATCCATGCAAAGTGCTATAGCCGAGTCTTCAACTGTTATTCAGTTTATGGAAgcagtgaaaatattattaacagccGCCAATGCTTCAAAACAATCATGCGTTCTGATAATAAAAGCAATGATACCAGCCATTTTAGCATACTATGAATTCAAACCTTTGGTGAAATTACAAATTTCTTGTTTAGATGTTTTAGGTGATATGTATGAATTGGCTGATCATTGGGGGCTTTTGGATGAAATGGAAAAAGAGGTAAATGAAATACCACAGTTATGCCTTACAGCTGTCAGTGAGAGGGTGAAGGACTATCAAGTATCTGGCTTTAAAACTCTAATAAGAGTTAAAAATGTTCTTCACATAGATTTGGTGCTCCCATTTGTGGAAATCCTGATCTATAACATTCAACATTCTCAAGATAGCGAAATATTGAGTGTTTGTGTTGAAACAGTACATGCTATAGCAAGGAAATATCCAGAGCTTATTATGACTTTGGTCGTAAAAGGGAAGTGTGATTTGGAAAACCTAACACAGGACAAAACAGCGCTACAAAAAAGACTAGATCTGCTCTCAAATCTTGCCAGTATAGATGattttaccaaaattattatagaggAAATGTTGAAAGTAATAACAACAAATGATGAGGAAGCTTCTAAAGTTGTCAAAGCACTCAGTGGATCTATATCCAATGTAAGTTTGTATACAGAAGAAAAAGTCGCACAGATAGAAAGTGATCATGGCCTTATAAGTTCCATTATGGCCTGGTTAACGAAATCAATTTTGGATGAATCTCATGAATCGTTAAATCACGGTTGTACATTGATATCAAACACAATATGCAGTTTGCCGCCTGAAAAGCaagctaatattttatccaaaCATTCAAAGGCTATTTTAGAGAAGTGTGATTCAAATGAGATGTACTTCTTAATATTAGAATGTTTGTATCGTTCTATAAGTCCAACCATCTATGACACAAATTTCAAGGACATTATGGGTTTAGCATTAAAACTAGCTTTAAACTGTGAGAACCAGTTACTAAGAACGAAAGCGTGTTGTATGGTGGCCCATTTTCTTAATAAGGCTCAGAGTGGTCCAAATTTTGAGATCTTAAATGAGGTtttgaaatcttatttaacaTCATGTAGCAgagataatgttaatatattaccaAGACTAATAGAATTGTATGGCTGGATAACAAAGGCGCTTATTATGAGAGGCAATGACCTCTTCCAATTTTGGCTTTCCAAG ataTTGATTTCTATTTCAACAAGCGAATGCAGTGTTGAGGCATCAgaagctattaaaataataatgacggATTCTGAGAATTGTCTTAACGCTAGACATCATTGTAGGACAAGTTTGTTATACAGGCAGAGGATGTTCCAGACATTCGTAAATTTGACTGAAAAACTTGGACCACCAAATTCAGATTCCGAGGAGGCCTTTTACTTAAGTTGGGGTTATGTATTAGAGAAAACGCCGAAAAGCATACTTAATAGTCAAATAAATAAG gttACACCTTTGGTTATAGATGCTTTAGTGTATGACAATAAAGAATTGTTGAAGGTGATGTTAGAAGTCCTAATTCATTTTGTGCAATCAAAAAACATAACAGTGGGACACAgtttacaaacaattttacccaggctaataaatttaactacaTATGTTAAATGTATG GATGTCAGAATAAAAAGTCTGCAATGTCTGTACGAAATCGCAAATTCTTACCAGACAAGATTGCTTTTACCTCATAAGCAGGATATTTTAATCGATTTAGCGCCATCTCTTGACGATAAGAAGCGACTTGTGAGGAATATGGCGGTTAAGGCCCGAACAAGATGGTACTTAGTTGGAGCTCCAGGCGAAAGTAAAGAAGATTAA